The DNA window GATGGATGCTTTTGTTCTTCGTCGCTTCTATAAATATGATGTAAAAAGACACAAGCTGCTGTGTTGACAGAGAAAACCAGATAAACTTGTATTTCTTCTTAACATCGCCGCCTGATCATCCATCAGTATTTGTTTGTGAATCTTGTGCTGTCACCATGCTGTCTCCTGCATGGACATGATTTTTTGAGCATGATCAGATTCCTTTTTGGAAAATTGCACTTTTACGCATTACCTTCATCTTAATTATTTTACAAAGAATACATTTCCTGTATCAGAAGCTTAAGTTATATGTGTAACTTTTAAGTTGTGACagactgccacctgctggtggtggtgatttAGCAAAACATTAGAGGAACAAACAGTATGAGTCTGACATTATAAAGGTTTTTGCAGTGTAAGCTGAACTACTTCACTGGTTTCTTCAAAGGGGCTGTGAGCTGTAAGTTCAACACTGAGAAGATCTGTGATTGGCCGGGAGATGGCAGACATACTGGAGCTGCGGACAGATGGAAACTCCCTCCTGAAGGCTGTATGGCTCAAACGCTTGAGACTCACCAGACTCCTGTTGGAAGGAGGTGCATATATCAACGAGAGCAATGAACGTGGGGAGACGCCTCTCATGGTGGCCTGCATGTCCACACACACCGACCAGCAGAGTGTGAGCAAGTCGAAGCTGGTGAAATATCTGCTGGACAACCAGGCGGACCCCAACATACAGGACAAAGCTGGCAGGACAGCTCTGATGCTCGCCTGCATCCACAAGGCCGGGCACGAGGTGGTGGATCACCTGCTGAGCAATGGAGCTGATCCCAGTCTGGAGGACAGGAGCGGGGCCTCGGCCCTGGTCTACGCCATCAATGCAGATGATAAGGAGACATTAAAGCTGCTCTTGGATGCTTGCAAAGCTAAAGGCAAGGAGGTCATCATAATCACCACAGACAAGTCACCGTCTGGCACTAAAACCACCAAACAGTACCTGAATGTCCCCCCATCGCCAGAGCTGGACGAGAGGTCCTCCCCAGCATACTGCACCTCTCCGTCTGATATTAATGTCACTGCATGTCCCACACCTGAGCAAGAGCAACAAAACACAGTCTTCAGTTTCCAGACCAAGCTGAAAACCTCTAGTTCGGCTGCAAAGCTCGCCAACGGGCCCACGTCCCCAACACGGCGGCCTGTTAACCCCAAACGTGCACGTTTGCCTCAGCTGAAGAGGCTGCAGTCAGAACCTTGGGGGCTGATTGCTCCCTCAGTCCTGGCTGCAGCCGCCGCCGCCCATGAAGAGAGTAAGAAAGCCAGCTCTGATGAGGACGTTGTCGCAGGGGTAAACGGACTCTCTTTGAGTAAGAGGTCGGCTTTATCTCGACAAAGCAGTGTGGATGGGAAAGACAGCTTTTTCCCACTCGTGGGCGAGCAGCCCTGCAAAATGACAACCTCCATATTAGTCCCTCCGACGTCCAAAGCGTCATATGAGAGAACTCTAGGCCAGCACCAGCCTCTGGCACGGCGCAGCACTGTGCCCACAGAGCAggagagcagcagctgcagcagcagtggaCTCGTCAGTCTGAGAGACACAATGCATAGGAGACGTCTGGGGAACGATCACTATGACTCAGACTCACAGCTCTACTCAGACTCTGCCATGTTAGACTCTCCTAAGATCCCAGTGGAGCGGAGGAAACTAAACACCTCTCCACTAGCGATGCTGACCAGCTCCAGAGAGTCTCTAGACAGCAACGCCAGCCCGTCCTCTCCCAGCGCAGCACGCAGGCGTGCACCTGGCCTCCTGGAGAGGAGAGGCTCGGGCACACTGCTGCTGGACCACATCTCCCACACCAGGCCCGGCCACCTGCCCCCTCTCAACGTCAACCCTAACCCTCCCATCCCTGACATCGGGGCTAGTAGCAAGCCCTCCTCACCTCTGGCCACAGGTATTCGATCTATAGCTCCGGTAGCACCAAACACACCAAAGAGAGGCGGCCTCAAGTCCAAGAAGAAACTTGTGAGAAGACACTCTATGCAAGTGGAGCAGATGAAGCAGCTCTCTGATTTTGAAGAGCTGGCTCATTAGTTAGTGGTGGCGTTTATGCAGCACATATTGTGGGAGTTGAAATGTTAACACCATAAATTGTCAGGAAGTACATCCATAGGTTCAGCTGTGTAGACTCACAGCCATCTAGATGTTGaataatgtataatttataaatatatattgaaACTGAGCAATATAGATAGACTTCCTCCCTGTGTTACACCCAACCTTAAGGATTATTATCTTTTGACTTCACAACATCTGCTGTATATGTATTACAGTTTTGAATGTAAATGCCAAGACACGGTACAACTCCTCTGAACTAGCTCTCTTACATAATGTAACGCATAGGGAACATACAGGGTCCATTTGTAGCCAGCAGGCCACTTGGTTGCACTTAGTGCATATGTAATTAGCACCATTAATGGATTttcttttgaaaagaaaaaaatgtgatgcacTTGTCTGAGATGTAGCTTTGAGTAAGATGAAATTTGACTGTTTGTAGCAAATTTGTACAAAGTGCCTTCCAGATAAAGAAACCTACAAAAAAAGAGTGGACAGATACATTTAATGTATTAGGAGCATTTTTAATTCATGATGATGTaaccaaaatgtgttttctttcaaTATCGTTTGTCTCACATGGAACAAAATGAAATCTCAGAGTAGGACGTGATGTGAATGAGTGAAAAATATGCCTTAAGAAAACAGGTAAAACGATGGGCTATGTATAACAGCACTTTATTGcccagaagaaaaaaatgttgcttaacagtgttacaaaaaaaaaaccctcaaagcACATGTAATTCTTACAGGATGAAGTAACATCGAGTGGCGTTCGGGCCCTTAGTCAACACAGACATTGGTGAAACTGGTCAATTAAAGTGTCATTTCACGCTAATGGCAATCAAGACTAAAGATCACACAGCTTCCATGTAACTTACCTGTGAAGCATTGCTTctgtttaagaaaaaagaacataaCGAAATCCATAGTATTTTTGCAAGTAGTTTGTTGTATATTCTGAATAAATGTCTATCACTTGTGAATTCCTGTCTGTTTACTCATTTGTCACATGAAGCGGGAGCTCAGCTGATAGTAGCCACACAGATGCTCATTAGAAACAGCACCAGTCCTTCCTCGGGCCACTTGGCAGTCCTTTGGTACTacgatgatggtgatgatgatcgTCATCAATGTCACTGTGATTATGTCAGACCGACCATAGAGGCACTTAAACCCCACAGCTTCCTGGCAGCTTCATCATCCAGACCCTGAGGGGCTGCTGTTTTAGGGGCGCAGTCGCTGCAATCAGAGCAGGATTTAGTGTTAAACATGTGACTCGATCCGTTACTACAGCACTGATTCAGTCACAAGAATGAGTTCTCATTCAGGATACAGTGATGGATGAAGATGGCAatcacagtttaacttacattACAGTGATACTGCAATATTTTGTCCAAGATACTTAAGGTAATTCAGATCTGTCATACACAACATATTGACATATTTTCCTGTGTATTAGGAGGAAAATACACCACTGCCAGCAAAATCAAATCCCCACAAAACAGGGTTCAATCAATACTTTGAAATACACTGTGTGACACATTGGTTTGCAGTAGAGCTAAAACAATATGAAAATTTCACATCACAATTATAGTGACCAAAACGATCACAGTTACTGGTGTTATCGCAGTattaaaaatgttcaaaaagtaGTGATCcacacactgaaatcatttcatcaagttttattttatatcagtGGATAAGCAGCCTGTCTTTGAAACACTTACTAGACTGTCTGTGTTGCTGCAGATGAGGACAAGGG is part of the Epinephelus lanceolatus isolate andai-2023 chromosome 5, ASM4190304v1, whole genome shotgun sequence genome and encodes:
- the ankrd34c gene encoding ankyrin repeat domain-containing protein 34C, which produces MADILELRTDGNSLLKAVWLKRLRLTRLLLEGGAYINESNERGETPLMVACMSTHTDQQSVSKSKLVKYLLDNQADPNIQDKAGRTALMLACIHKAGHEVVDHLLSNGADPSLEDRSGASALVYAINADDKETLKLLLDACKAKGKEVIIITTDKSPSGTKTTKQYLNVPPSPELDERSSPAYCTSPSDINVTACPTPEQEQQNTVFSFQTKLKTSSSAAKLANGPTSPTRRPVNPKRARLPQLKRLQSEPWGLIAPSVLAAAAAAHEESKKASSDEDVVAGVNGLSLSKRSALSRQSSVDGKDSFFPLVGEQPCKMTTSILVPPTSKASYERTLGQHQPLARRSTVPTEQESSSCSSSGLVSLRDTMHRRRLGNDHYDSDSQLYSDSAMLDSPKIPVERRKLNTSPLAMLTSSRESLDSNASPSSPSAARRRAPGLLERRGSGTLLLDHISHTRPGHLPPLNVNPNPPIPDIGASSKPSSPLATGIRSIAPVAPNTPKRGGLKSKKKLVRRHSMQVEQMKQLSDFEELAH